Proteins encoded by one window of Oenanthe melanoleuca isolate GR-GAL-2019-014 chromosome 20, OMel1.0, whole genome shotgun sequence:
- the ASIP gene encoding agouti-signaling protein, translating to MTMEFFLPTMARRNLFLSLLLCYSLFRAADSHLVIEEKTECNLSRSSKMDLSDPTPISIVDLTRKSQKVSRKEAENKKSSKKNAKRKISPKPRPPPAANCVPTFKTCKPHLNSCCHYCALCKCRIFQTICQCLMLNPRC from the exons ATGACAATGGAATTTTTCCTCCCCACCATGGCAAGAAGGAATCTTTttctcagcctcctgctctgctaCAGCCTGTTCAGAGCTGCTGATTCCCACTTGGTCATTGAGGAGAAGACAGAATGCAACCTGTCCAGGAGCAGCAAAATGGACCTGTCAGATCCCACTCCCATCTCCATAGTAG ATTTAACTAGAAAATCCCAGAAAGTCAGCAGGAAAGAGGCAGAGAACAAGAAATCATCCAAG aaaaATGCCAAACGCAAGATCTCTCCAAAGCCAAGGCCCCCACCTGCTGCTAACTGTGTGCCAACCTTCAAAACCTGCAAGCCACACTTGAATTCCTGCTGCCACTACTGTGCTTTGTGCAAATGCAGAATCTTCCAGACCATCTGCCAGTGCCTGATGTTAAACCCCAGATGCTAA